The following proteins are encoded in a genomic region of Atribacterota bacterium:
- a CDS encoding TldD/PmbA family protein — MFEAVRLLRKNGLQGDLFVRAVHEKGVEYEGGVFKGYRVEETTGYGLRVIRQDGKIGFYASNCPMEGEKFFERALEMSEFGEGARFEIPSYPSVLEWKNFVDPRVENIGVRDMVELANYIVAQIREEYPEVLVNLEITAGEEERSLYNHHEEKLSFARTFFQVAVVVNRTAEDDILEIYAERGWGNRDVDVEGLLQELKQKIEYSRRLYAVRSGKYPVIFTPQGALVLLYPLFYGLNGKNIVFGRSLLGDKFGKVIFSSLFSLLETPHEPWSMGTCPFDDEGVVTQKEKYIIDNGKLENGFFDLWSAARLKKTPCGNGFRVSYQDLPEPGFGTLRVKNGLRDRETLVEELEEGLIVDSVLGLGQSNIASGSFSCGVQLGFYVKGGEIQGRVKDVMISGNVYRALQDIKELSRDDRWVYGKMRLPYILVEPIEIEA; from the coding sequence ATGTTTGAGGCAGTGAGGTTGTTAAGGAAAAATGGACTTCAAGGTGACTTGTTTGTGCGTGCAGTTCACGAGAAGGGCGTTGAGTACGAAGGAGGGGTATTCAAAGGGTATAGGGTAGAGGAAACCACCGGCTATGGTCTAAGAGTTATTCGCCAGGATGGTAAAATAGGCTTTTACGCTTCCAATTGTCCCATGGAGGGAGAGAAATTTTTTGAGAGAGCCCTAGAAATGAGCGAGTTTGGGGAGGGTGCGCGGTTTGAGATTCCTTCTTACCCCTCGGTTCTAGAATGGAAAAATTTTGTCGATCCGAGGGTGGAAAACATCGGTGTTCGGGACATGGTTGAACTTGCCAACTATATTGTAGCGCAGATTCGAGAGGAATATCCCGAAGTTCTTGTAAACCTTGAAATTACCGCTGGGGAGGAAGAGCGTTCACTGTATAACCATCATGAGGAAAAACTGAGTTTTGCCAGAACTTTCTTTCAGGTCGCTGTGGTGGTGAATCGTACCGCCGAGGATGATATTTTGGAGATTTATGCCGAGCGGGGTTGGGGTAACCGGGATGTGGATGTTGAGGGCCTTCTGCAAGAATTGAAACAGAAGATTGAGTACTCCAGAAGGCTTTATGCAGTCCGAAGCGGGAAATATCCAGTCATATTTACACCTCAAGGGGCTTTGGTGCTTTTGTATCCCCTTTTTTACGGATTGAATGGAAAAAACATTGTTTTTGGACGATCGCTTCTGGGGGATAAGTTTGGCAAGGTCATTTTTTCCTCTCTCTTTTCTCTTCTGGAGACGCCTCATGAACCATGGAGCATGGGAACTTGTCCTTTCGATGATGAAGGAGTCGTAACGCAGAAAGAAAAATATATCATAGACAACGGTAAGTTAGAAAACGGGTTTTTTGATTTGTGGAGCGCTGCTCGTCTTAAGAAGACGCCATGTGGAAATGGATTCAGAGTTTCGTACCAGGATCTTCCAGAGCCTGGCTTTGGAACTCTAAGGGTTAAGAATGGTTTGAGGGATAGAGAAACGCTAGTGGAGGAGTTGGAAGAAGGACTGATCGTCGATAGTGTATTGGGCTTGGGGCAAAGTAACATTGCTTCGGGTTCCTTTTCCTGTGGAGTACAACTGGGGTTTTATGTAAAGGGTGGCGAGATTCAAGGGCGAGTCAAAGATGTGATGATCAGTGGTAATGTGTACCGTGCTCTGCAGGACATAAAAGAGCTGTCTCGGGATGATCGCTGGGTTTACGGAAAGATGCGTCTACCCTACATCTTGGTAGAACCGATAGAGATTGAAGCGTAG
- a CDS encoding TldD/PmbA family protein yields the protein MREELQRLIRFPSRGEYLEIRLERKSFTFIRLQNGLLEKVRQGIEEGGYVRVLNPHTGWWFTTFSGWKNLKERVEEALHSSSLLPRSDGGVVRGEPISDVVTISVKDDFRFKPLKDKVNLLLYYARIVKEASPLLVSFTVEYKDEWRELYIANSDGSVISVESPDINLRFVAVAKKNDTIEMYQNGVAEKGGFEVVQGKEEMVQGVAQKALDLLEAPPFEGGVRDVVLDPVLAGVFVHEAFGHLSEADFLSRNERLQKMMVLGKEIASPILSVFDDGGIPGLRGSSKYDDEGMRTQRTYLIKDGLLTGRLHSRETAYLMKEKPTGNARTISYKFAPIVRMSNTAIEEGKTEREDLFRDIDDGLYAVEYIGGNTALELFTFSAAYGYRIEKGKIGEMVKDVVLSGNLFHTLKQIDAVASDFRWTQIGGCGKGAQTGLPTPTGSPHVRLREILVGGHKHV from the coding sequence ATGAGAGAAGAGCTCCAGAGGCTGATAAGGTTTCCCAGTCGAGGGGAGTACCTTGAAATTCGTTTGGAGAGGAAATCGTTTACTTTCATTCGTCTCCAGAACGGGCTTTTAGAAAAAGTAAGACAGGGTATAGAAGAAGGAGGATATGTCCGGGTCTTGAATCCACATACCGGATGGTGGTTTACAACTTTTAGTGGGTGGAAAAACCTGAAGGAGAGAGTGGAGGAAGCCCTCCACTCCTCCTCGCTTCTGCCCCGAAGTGATGGAGGAGTGGTGCGAGGAGAACCAATTAGTGATGTAGTCACCATTTCGGTGAAAGATGATTTCCGTTTCAAGCCACTGAAAGATAAGGTCAATCTCCTTCTCTATTATGCTCGCATTGTGAAAGAAGCGTCTCCACTCCTTGTTAGTTTCACGGTGGAATATAAAGATGAGTGGAGAGAATTGTATATAGCCAATTCTGATGGTTCGGTGATATCGGTGGAGAGTCCTGATATCAATTTAAGGTTTGTAGCGGTGGCCAAGAAGAACGACACGATTGAGATGTACCAGAATGGGGTGGCTGAAAAAGGTGGTTTCGAAGTGGTACAGGGAAAAGAAGAAATGGTACAAGGAGTGGCGCAGAAAGCGTTAGACCTTCTTGAAGCTCCTCCTTTTGAGGGGGGTGTGCGTGATGTTGTTCTGGATCCGGTACTTGCTGGAGTTTTCGTTCACGAAGCCTTTGGGCATTTAAGCGAAGCCGATTTTCTGAGTCGGAATGAACGGTTGCAAAAAATGATGGTCCTAGGAAAGGAAATCGCTTCCCCAATTTTGAGTGTCTTTGATGATGGCGGTATTCCGGGCTTGCGTGGTTCCTCGAAGTATGACGACGAGGGAATGCGGACCCAACGAACTTATCTCATCAAAGATGGACTCCTGACAGGTCGATTGCATTCTCGAGAAACGGCATATCTCATGAAAGAAAAGCCCACCGGTAACGCCCGGACGATTTCCTATAAGTTTGCACCGATTGTCAGGATGAGTAATACGGCTATCGAAGAAGGCAAGACCGAGAGGGAAGATTTGTTTCGGGATATCGACGATGGTCTGTATGCTGTAGAATATATCGGGGGTAATACAGCGCTGGAGCTTTTTACTTTTTCAGCAGCCTATGGATATCGTATCGAAAAAGGTAAAATAGGAGAAATGGTTAAAGATGTGGTTTTGAGCGGAAACCTCTTCCATACCTTAAAGCAAATTGACGCTGTAGCTTCTGATTTTCGCTGGACCCAGATAGGAGGTTGTGGAAAGGGGGCTCAAACTGGTCTTCCCACACCAACGGGGAGTCCTCATGTGCGATTGAGGGAAATTTTAGTGGGAGGGCATAAACATGTTTGA
- a CDS encoding peptidyl-prolyl cis-trans isomerase, with product MNWKKSLIPLLILLLGFTALALAQEQPDPSGASSANATQAIVAQVNGEPIYLSELEEIWNSLPESYRVQFPGGMKDLLEQLIRQALIVQEAKKNNLENDPVVLKRLESIKKQVLVSEFIKREILEKVAVSDEEVEKEYNANPTLYTEPEQVKVSHIMVSTKEKAQEVLEELKGGKPFEEVAKSKSESPDSVSGGAMGYVKRGDLDPEIEKVVFDLAPGNFSDVVETGYGFHIFLVSEHLQPRLKELGEVKEEIITRLTPQKQQEAFDKLIEGLKNKSEIAIIEENLPKAESGENNGESQQ from the coding sequence ATGAACTGGAAAAAGAGTTTGATTCCTCTTTTGATTTTGCTGTTGGGATTTACTGCTTTGGCTCTTGCTCAGGAACAACCCGATCCTTCTGGTGCTTCGAGCGCGAACGCAACTCAAGCTATTGTCGCGCAGGTCAATGGAGAACCGATTTACTTGAGTGAGTTGGAAGAAATCTGGAATAGCCTTCCTGAGTCCTATCGTGTTCAATTTCCGGGAGGTATGAAAGACTTACTGGAGCAACTGATACGACAAGCTCTGATTGTTCAGGAAGCAAAGAAGAATAATTTAGAAAACGATCCCGTGGTATTGAAAAGGTTAGAAAGCATCAAGAAACAGGTTCTGGTGAGTGAATTCATTAAAAGAGAGATTTTGGAGAAAGTCGCAGTCAGTGATGAGGAAGTGGAAAAGGAGTACAATGCGAATCCTACTCTGTACACAGAACCTGAACAGGTTAAAGTCAGCCACATTATGGTTAGCACCAAGGAGAAGGCCCAGGAGGTTTTGGAAGAATTGAAGGGTGGTAAACCATTTGAAGAAGTAGCTAAGAGCAAGTCGGAATCTCCTGATTCGGTTAGTGGTGGTGCGATGGGATACGTGAAAAGGGGAGACCTTGATCCAGAAATTGAGAAGGTGGTTTTTGATTTAGCTCCAGGGAATTTCAGCGATGTTGTAGAAACCGGTTACGGATTTCATATTTTCCTGGTGAGTGAACACTTGCAGCCCCGTTTAAAAGAGCTCGGTGAAGTCAAAGAAGAAATTATCACCCGTTTGACACCCCAAAAACAGCAGGAAGCGTTTGATAAGCTTATTGAAGGATTGAAAAATAAGTCAGAAATTGCCATAATAGAGGAAAACTTACCGAAAGCGGAATCAGGAGAAAATAACGGGGAATCCCAGCAATGA
- a CDS encoding glucose-1-phosphate adenylyltransferase family protein, whose protein sequence is MSVVAAIKYAMILAGGKGDRLSVLSVERAKAAVPFGGCYRLIDFPLSNCVNSGIYDIGILTQYQPRSLIEHIGVGRPWDLDRKRGGVELLQPYLSRTVGGWYRGTGDALYQNMNIILRKKVSHLLVLSGDHAYLMDYNPLFTYHLDHDADVTLVVTRVQKEEASRFGIVEVDEQNNIIRFDEKPSIPWSDVVFMGIYVFRTEFLLQKLTENAREGKFDLVQNVIQESIGRVKMKAYFYTGSWFDVGTVKAYWEANMHLLLPLPSFNLYDPDWVIYTNRPPYPPTRICPRSLVQSSIIGEGAFIKGYVLHSVLFPGVVVEEGAQVIDSIVFNNAVIKKKARVIQSILDKNVIVGEEAVLGYGEDMTPNLVRPELLSWGINLVGKGSHIPPSCIIHRNCLVGIGVSEERFGGLREIRSGSVIV, encoded by the coding sequence GTGAGCGTTGTGGCCGCCATTAAGTATGCGATGATTCTTGCGGGAGGGAAGGGAGATCGCCTCAGTGTTCTTTCTGTGGAAAGAGCCAAAGCTGCAGTTCCTTTTGGAGGATGTTATCGACTCATTGATTTTCCTCTCAGTAACTGTGTGAATTCGGGAATCTACGACATTGGAATTCTTACTCAGTATCAACCTCGTTCGCTCATTGAGCATATCGGAGTGGGACGGCCCTGGGACTTAGATCGCAAAAGAGGTGGGGTTGAGCTTTTGCAGCCCTATTTGAGTCGTACGGTAGGTGGATGGTACCGGGGTACGGGGGATGCATTGTATCAAAATATGAATATCATCCTTCGTAAAAAGGTTTCTCATCTTCTGGTTCTCTCTGGCGACCATGCGTACCTCATGGATTATAATCCACTATTCACCTACCACCTGGATCATGATGCGGATGTGACGCTCGTGGTTACCAGAGTCCAGAAGGAGGAAGCGTCACGATTTGGGATTGTGGAGGTGGATGAGCAAAACAACATCATTCGTTTTGATGAAAAGCCATCCATACCCTGGAGTGACGTGGTCTTCATGGGTATCTATGTTTTTCGAACCGAGTTCCTTTTGCAGAAGTTGACTGAAAATGCCCGGGAAGGGAAGTTTGACTTGGTCCAGAATGTCATTCAGGAGAGTATTGGTAGGGTCAAAATGAAGGCATATTTTTATACTGGTTCTTGGTTTGACGTCGGTACGGTGAAGGCTTACTGGGAAGCCAATATGCATCTCTTATTGCCTCTTCCGTCTTTTAATCTCTATGACCCTGACTGGGTCATCTATACCAATCGCCCTCCCTATCCACCGACGAGAATTTGCCCAAGATCGCTGGTGCAATCGAGTATAATTGGAGAAGGGGCATTCATCAAAGGTTATGTTTTGCATTCGGTGCTCTTTCCAGGTGTGGTGGTGGAAGAGGGTGCCCAGGTGATTGATTCCATCGTTTTTAACAATGCAGTGATAAAAAAGAAAGCTCGAGTGATACAGAGTATTCTGGATAAAAACGTGATTGTAGGGGAAGAAGCTGTACTCGGATATGGGGAGGACATGACGCCAAACCTGGTTCGCCCTGAACTCTTGAGTTGGGGAATCAATCTGGTTGGCAAAGGTAGTCATATCCCTCCTTCCTGTATCATACACCGTAACTGTCTTGTGGGTATCGGGGTGAGCGAGGAACGTTTCGGGGGTTTAAGGGAAATACGAAGTGGTTCGGTCATAGTTTGA
- the galT gene encoding galactose-1-phosphate uridylyltransferase: MKSGFPNELEWRRDPVTGVWVIIAPQRSHRPYDFEVKSERGQSYPCVFCEGMESCTPDEVFCLRNENGKWQVRVFPNKFPALGTQEKFCWEKEGLFYERMGGFGVHEVIVETPEHYLSFIDFPVEQLERVVYAYRERMKFWEQEKHLRYCLIFKNQGMQAGASMFHPHSQLIATPVIPKRVEEELTVARDFYARERRCIFCALLEEELKREKRLVLKNGYFLALVPYAARFSYEVWILPLEHCAYFTEMERLSSFAEILKLVLQALAEALGKPVFNFVLHVAPYPRDSADEDCRWVYHWHLEIIPFPVHMAGFEWGTGFYINPLVPEKAASILRKLIDTKVGERCGRH, translated from the coding sequence ATGAAGAGTGGATTCCCTAACGAGTTGGAGTGGAGACGGGATCCGGTCACTGGAGTGTGGGTAATCATTGCTCCACAAAGGTCCCATCGACCGTACGACTTTGAAGTCAAATCAGAACGGGGTCAGAGTTATCCCTGTGTTTTTTGTGAGGGTATGGAATCCTGCACTCCAGACGAAGTATTCTGTCTCAGAAATGAGAATGGAAAATGGCAGGTTCGAGTTTTCCCCAATAAGTTTCCTGCTTTAGGGACACAAGAAAAGTTCTGCTGGGAAAAAGAGGGTTTGTTTTACGAGAGAATGGGTGGTTTTGGGGTGCATGAGGTCATCGTGGAAACCCCAGAACATTACCTGTCTTTTATCGATTTTCCTGTGGAGCAGCTGGAACGGGTGGTGTACGCTTATCGGGAACGAATGAAATTCTGGGAGCAAGAAAAACACTTACGCTACTGTCTCATCTTTAAGAATCAAGGGATGCAGGCTGGGGCTTCGATGTTCCATCCTCATTCTCAGCTCATCGCTACCCCTGTAATCCCAAAGCGAGTCGAAGAAGAACTTACTGTGGCTCGTGATTTTTACGCTCGTGAGCGGCGGTGTATTTTTTGTGCTCTTCTGGAAGAAGAGTTGAAAAGGGAAAAGCGCCTGGTTTTGAAAAATGGATACTTTTTGGCTCTGGTACCCTATGCGGCTCGTTTTTCCTATGAGGTCTGGATTTTACCCCTTGAGCATTGCGCTTACTTTACCGAGATGGAGCGACTTTCCTCTTTTGCAGAAATACTCAAACTGGTTTTGCAGGCATTGGCGGAAGCCCTGGGGAAACCCGTTTTTAATTTTGTTCTTCACGTGGCTCCTTATCCTCGTGACTCGGCGGATGAGGATTGCCGATGGGTCTACCACTGGCATTTAGAGATTATACCCTTTCCAGTTCATATGGCCGGTTTCGAGTGGGGGACCGGTTTCTATATTAACCCGCTGGTACCTGAAAAAGCGGCGTCGATATTGCGAAAACTGATTGATACCAAAGTGGGTGAGCGTTGTGGCCGCCATTAA
- a CDS encoding M42 family metallopeptidase, with protein MEQDQLEFLKALITTPSPSGFEEQVQELFLQRVKGHVDASYKDVHGNAFGVINPSLTLRVMLAGHCDEIGFMVEYVNEQGYIYFSTVGGVDPHITPGSRVVIHTMDGPVAGVIGKKPIHLIEEKERQKVAKIEEQWVDIGAVSREEALKRVHVGDPITFDVGFQPLLGNRIAGKGFDDKVGTFVVAEVLRRVNKEKLRCALYGVSTVQEELGLRGARTSAFGVAPHIGIAIDVTFASDCPDVDKRRVGEIGLGKGPVIARGPNVNPKIFKRLVEVAQNHQIPYQIQAESRATGTDANAIQITRDGVVTGLLGIPNRYMHTPVEIVDLADLDSAVQLLVLFLESIEGDEEWIP; from the coding sequence GTGGAACAAGACCAGCTTGAGTTCTTGAAAGCCTTAATTACCACACCCAGTCCTTCGGGTTTTGAAGAACAGGTGCAGGAGTTGTTCTTGCAACGGGTGAAAGGTCATGTCGACGCCTCTTATAAGGATGTTCATGGAAATGCTTTTGGGGTTATTAATCCCTCCTTAACGCTCAGAGTAATGCTTGCAGGACATTGTGACGAAATTGGATTTATGGTTGAGTATGTGAATGAACAAGGGTATATCTATTTTTCCACTGTAGGGGGAGTTGATCCTCATATCACCCCTGGTTCCCGGGTGGTCATTCATACTATGGATGGTCCAGTTGCCGGAGTAATCGGGAAAAAACCGATTCATCTTATTGAAGAAAAGGAAAGGCAAAAGGTGGCAAAAATTGAAGAGCAGTGGGTTGACATTGGGGCTGTGAGCCGGGAGGAAGCTCTGAAGAGAGTTCATGTTGGGGATCCGATTACTTTTGACGTCGGTTTTCAACCACTTTTGGGGAATCGGATTGCTGGTAAGGGTTTTGATGACAAGGTGGGAACCTTTGTGGTTGCCGAAGTTTTACGAAGAGTGAACAAGGAAAAACTTCGGTGTGCCCTTTATGGAGTCAGTACTGTTCAAGAAGAACTGGGTCTACGGGGAGCGAGAACCAGTGCTTTTGGCGTTGCTCCTCATATTGGGATTGCAATTGATGTAACTTTTGCTTCAGATTGTCCGGATGTTGATAAACGAAGGGTGGGAGAAATTGGTTTAGGTAAAGGACCGGTGATTGCCCGCGGTCCGAACGTCAATCCCAAGATTTTTAAAAGATTGGTTGAGGTCGCTCAGAACCATCAGATTCCCTATCAGATTCAAGCTGAATCCAGAGCTACTGGTACCGATGCCAATGCGATCCAGATTACCCGTGACGGGGTAGTTACGGGACTTTTGGGTATTCCGAACCGGTATATGCATACCCCGGTTGAGATTGTGGACCTCGCTGATCTTGATAGTGCCGTTCAGTTACTGGTGTTGTTTCTGGAGAGTATCGAAGGCGATGAAGAGTGGATTCCCTAA
- the lon gene encoding endopeptidase La, which translates to MGEGVLNEELIPQEGHSNKEKEFPQEVPILPLEDNVLFPEIAMPLLVQGDKWVQLVNDVVLGNKILGAVTLRRHDVEEPSQDDFYEIGVLGRVSRMLKLPEEAVQILVFGLAVFRVKEWIQWEPYPVARIEIVQEEEVRSDEIEALTRSILSLFQKVVELAPYLPKEAFVAAMNIKKPSRLAHFVASNLNLSTEQKQDILSVFELLEKLKKVNFYLSRELEILQIGNKIQTQIQKELAKTQREYFLREQLKAIQRELGELDEKSSEINELRRRIEMLNLPAEVREEAEKELERLSRVPVASFEYPVIRNYLDWIVELPWNQDTEDVLDIELAKKVLDEDHYDLEKVKERILEYLAVCQLKKDLKGPILCFVGPPGVGKTSLGKSIARSLRRKFVRISLGGIRDEAEIRGHRRTYVGAMPGRIIQGIRKAKSKNPVFMLDEIDKLGLDFRGDPAAALLEVLDPEQNSSFVDHYLGVPFDLSRVLFIATANVVDTIPPALLDRMEVISIPGYTDQDKIIIARQYLLPKQCRENGIQLEDVVIEDEMIRKIIREYTREAGIRNLERNIAAICRKVAKYLVSGKKAPLSINEVTLREFLGPRRFYEEITAGRDRVGVATGLAWTETGGEILFVETAVLPGKGNLILTGNMGEIMQESAKIALSCVRERAQDWDISPEFHEKHDIHVHVPAGAIPKDGPSAGITIATSIVSSLSKIPARHDIAMTGEITLTGRVLPVGGIKEKVLAAYRVGVYRIILPRENQKDLSELPAEIQDKIEVFLVDNLDEALEITLRRSHKRKRRVAKSC; encoded by the coding sequence ATGGGAGAAGGCGTTCTCAATGAGGAATTGATACCTCAAGAGGGCCATAGCAATAAAGAGAAGGAATTTCCTCAGGAAGTTCCTATTTTGCCTCTGGAAGACAATGTTTTATTTCCCGAAATTGCCATGCCGCTTCTTGTGCAGGGAGACAAGTGGGTTCAACTGGTGAATGACGTGGTACTGGGGAACAAAATTTTGGGGGCGGTAACACTTCGGCGTCATGATGTGGAGGAGCCTTCCCAGGATGATTTTTACGAAATAGGAGTACTTGGGCGTGTTTCGCGAATGCTCAAGCTTCCTGAGGAAGCGGTACAAATTCTGGTGTTTGGTTTGGCCGTGTTCCGGGTTAAGGAATGGATACAGTGGGAACCATATCCGGTGGCCAGGATTGAAATAGTCCAGGAAGAAGAAGTTCGTTCTGATGAAATTGAAGCGTTGACCCGCAGTATTCTGAGTCTTTTCCAGAAGGTTGTGGAACTTGCTCCATATTTACCTAAAGAAGCTTTTGTGGCAGCGATGAATATTAAAAAACCCTCCCGGCTTGCGCACTTTGTTGCTTCCAATCTCAACCTGAGTACCGAGCAGAAACAGGACATTCTTTCTGTTTTTGAACTTCTGGAAAAGTTAAAAAAGGTGAATTTCTATCTTTCACGAGAGCTGGAGATCCTCCAGATTGGGAACAAAATCCAGACGCAGATTCAAAAAGAACTGGCTAAAACGCAAAGGGAGTATTTTTTAAGAGAGCAGTTGAAAGCCATTCAGCGGGAACTTGGTGAATTGGATGAGAAAAGTAGTGAAATCAACGAATTAAGGCGTCGGATTGAAATGCTTAACCTTCCTGCAGAAGTTCGAGAAGAAGCCGAGAAAGAGCTGGAACGGCTCTCCCGAGTTCCGGTGGCTTCTTTTGAATATCCGGTGATCAGGAATTATCTGGACTGGATTGTAGAGTTACCTTGGAACCAGGACACTGAAGACGTTCTGGATATTGAACTGGCAAAGAAAGTTCTCGATGAAGACCACTATGATCTGGAAAAAGTGAAAGAACGAATCCTGGAGTATCTGGCGGTTTGCCAGCTCAAGAAAGACCTTAAAGGACCAATTCTCTGCTTTGTGGGTCCACCCGGGGTGGGAAAAACGTCTCTGGGGAAGTCGATTGCTCGTTCACTCCGTAGAAAGTTTGTGCGTATTTCTCTTGGTGGTATAAGGGATGAAGCTGAAATTCGGGGACATCGACGTACCTATGTAGGAGCCATGCCTGGAAGGATTATTCAGGGAATTCGCAAGGCGAAAAGCAAAAATCCGGTGTTTATGCTGGATGAGATTGATAAACTGGGTCTTGATTTCCGGGGTGATCCGGCTGCCGCTCTTCTTGAGGTTCTGGATCCAGAGCAGAATTCGAGTTTTGTGGATCACTATCTTGGAGTACCATTTGACCTTTCTCGGGTTCTGTTTATCGCTACTGCCAATGTTGTTGATACCATTCCCCCAGCTCTTCTTGATCGGATGGAAGTCATTTCTATCCCTGGGTATACGGATCAGGATAAAATTATCATTGCCAGGCAATATCTCCTACCCAAGCAGTGCCGAGAAAATGGAATCCAGCTTGAAGACGTCGTGATCGAAGATGAAATGATTCGAAAGATCATCCGGGAGTATACTCGAGAAGCAGGGATCAGGAATCTGGAACGGAATATCGCTGCTATTTGTCGCAAAGTGGCGAAATATCTTGTTTCTGGGAAAAAGGCACCTTTATCCATCAACGAAGTAACGCTCCGGGAATTTCTGGGACCCCGCCGTTTTTATGAGGAAATTACTGCGGGACGAGATCGGGTGGGGGTGGCAACGGGTCTGGCTTGGACTGAGACCGGGGGAGAAATACTTTTTGTCGAAACGGCGGTATTACCTGGAAAAGGGAACTTGATTCTTACCGGAAATATGGGAGAGATTATGCAGGAGTCGGCGAAAATTGCTCTTTCCTGTGTGCGGGAACGAGCACAAGATTGGGATATTTCTCCAGAATTTCACGAAAAACATGATATTCATGTTCATGTGCCGGCTGGCGCCATCCCGAAGGACGGCCCTTCGGCTGGAATAACCATTGCCACATCGATTGTTTCTTCTCTCTCCAAAATACCAGCGCGACATGACATTGCTATGACTGGAGAAATTACTCTGACGGGAAGAGTCCTCCCGGTGGGGGGGATTAAAGAAAAGGTTTTGGCTGCATATCGGGTGGGGGTGTACCGAATTATTCTACCCAGAGAGAATCAAAAGGATCTGTCAGAGTTACCGGCTGAAATACAGGATAAAATCGAAGTTTTTTTGGTTGACAATTTGGATGAGGCGTTAGAGATTACTTTAAGAAGGAGTCATAAACGGAAGAGGAGAGTTGCAAAATCGTGTTGA
- a CDS encoding Hsp20/alpha crystallin family protein has product MKERSNIWVFEQEIQKFMEHVLKAKSSIILISDDAWVPPCDVFETEGSFVVVMELAGVDLDDVEILIRGQKLIVQGIRKEVPFPLKKDYYRMEINFGPFYREVDFQENVDPDTTRAYYRRGFLIVECKKRTAETKKIPVR; this is encoded by the coding sequence GTGAAAGAGAGATCCAATATTTGGGTATTTGAGCAGGAAATACAGAAATTTATGGAACATGTGTTGAAGGCAAAGTCCAGTATTATCCTGATTTCGGACGATGCCTGGGTACCTCCATGCGATGTTTTTGAGACTGAGGGAAGTTTCGTGGTGGTCATGGAGCTGGCAGGGGTTGATCTTGACGATGTGGAGATTCTTATTAGAGGACAAAAGTTGATTGTGCAGGGAATAAGGAAAGAAGTCCCTTTTCCCTTAAAGAAGGATTATTATCGTATGGAGATCAACTTTGGTCCTTTTTATCGGGAGGTCGATTTTCAGGAGAACGTTGACCCTGACACAACTCGGGCTTACTATCGTCGGGGTTTTTTGATTGTAGAATGCAAAAAAAGGACGGCTGAAACCAAAAAGATTCCGGTTCGTTGA